A stretch of Plasmodium knowlesi strain H genome assembly, chromosome: 1 DNA encodes these proteins:
- a CDS encoding IMC-associated apicomplexan protein, putative, with amino-acid sequence MEEEFNGFLPPSANSPIPDGMTILPGTQKNDDPPKVTDYQVEPVINEEHFQMNLGGVVPSNWTMNQIAHYIKFAGPEDSVFAEKAKDLLREKGYNV; translated from the coding sequence atggaagaagaattcAACGGATTTTTGCCACCAAGCGCAAACTCTCCAATCCCCGACGGAATGACAATACTGCCAGGAACGCAGAAGAATGACGACCCCCCCAAAGTTACGGACTATCAAGTAGAACCAGtaataaatgaagaacatTTTCAAATGAACTTAGGGGGCGTGGTTCCATCAAATTGGACGATGAACCAGATTGCACACTACATCAAATTTGCTGGACCTGAAGATAGCGTATTTGCTGAAAAAGCTAAAGACTTGTTGCGCGAAAAGGGATACAATGTGTAG
- a CDS encoding N-acetyltransferase, GNAT family, putative: protein MNADFVSMDNAKNENTNNFSNPLSLRTNDLKLEERDDKSKEHQSTNDNYEGLVNQNVIYRTAIFNNKRIQIYQYKTFPKNYLQSVYELLGSELSEPYNIFLLKTILKNYSEIALMCLCDEECVGTVISKITTKCKNDEPTTFGYICMIAVHKSVRSCGLGTYLLNESIKLMQDLYGINEVQLEAEATNKPTLRFYEKNGFIRVKRKPYYYLSGVDAFKLRKTL from the exons ATGAATGCAGACTTCGTATCAATGGAtaatgcaaaaaatgaaaatactAATAATTTCTCCAACCCCCTGTCCCTACGCACAAATGACTTAAAATTAGAAGAACGTGATGATAAATCAAAAGAACATCAGTCCACTAATGATAATTATGAAGGTCTTGTAAACCAAAATGTCATTTACCGAACAGCTATTTTTAATAACAAAAGGATTCAAATTTATCAATACAAAAcctttccaaaaaattatctaCAAAGCGTATACGAATTGTTGGGAAGTGAATTATCTGAACCATATAACATTTTTCTACTTAAAACCATTTTGAAGAACTATAGCGAAATTGCACTAATG TGCTTATGTGATGAAGAGTGTGTGGGCACAGTAATAAGCAAAATTACaacaaaatgtaaaaatgatgaaccaACGACATTcggatatatat GCATGATAGCAGTTCACAAATCTGTCAGAAGTTGTGGTCTAG GCACATATCTGTTAAATGAAAGTATAAAATTAATGCAAGATTTGTATGGCATAAATGAG GTTCAACTGGAAGCAGAAGCAACGAACAAGCCTACATTAC GTTTCTATGAAAAAAACGGATTCATTAGAGTGAAAAGGAAGCCCTACTATTACTTAAGCGGCGTTGACGCTTTCAAATTAAGGAAAACATTATAG